The following coding sequences are from one Thermostaphylospora chromogena window:
- a CDS encoding ABC transporter ATP-binding protein has product MTKTSSDPVAPSGEKAAEPVVWTRGLRMRYGTTDVLRGVDLRVNRGEVLALLGPNGAGKTTTIEILEGFRRRSAGEVRVLGVDPDDGDEAWRARLGVVLQSWRDHGKWRVRELLDHLGRYYAPYGTPHRPRPYDTDELLALVGLTGRGDAVIATLSGGQRRRLDVAVGLVGRPDLLFLDEPTVGFDPQARREFHDLIRRLADLENTSILLTTHDLDEAERLADRITILAGGVIVAEGTAEELARRVSEVAEIRYTLDGRPHTVSVADATAYVRELFARHGEAVGDLEVRRPRLEDVYVAMVREFESGRRTEAPSGLVEAVR; this is encoded by the coding sequence GTGACGAAGACGTCTTCCGATCCCGTCGCCCCCTCCGGCGAAAAGGCGGCGGAGCCGGTCGTGTGGACCCGCGGCCTGCGCATGCGTTACGGCACGACCGACGTACTGCGCGGGGTGGACCTGCGGGTGAACAGGGGAGAGGTGCTGGCCCTGCTCGGTCCGAACGGCGCGGGCAAGACGACCACCATCGAGATCCTCGAGGGATTCCGCAGACGCTCGGCGGGCGAGGTCCGGGTGCTGGGCGTCGACCCCGACGACGGTGACGAGGCGTGGCGAGCCCGGTTGGGCGTCGTGCTGCAGTCCTGGCGCGACCACGGCAAGTGGCGGGTCCGCGAGCTGCTGGACCACCTCGGCCGCTACTACGCCCCGTACGGCACGCCGCACCGCCCCCGGCCGTACGACACCGACGAGCTGCTCGCCCTCGTCGGCCTGACCGGACGAGGCGACGCCGTGATCGCCACCCTGTCGGGCGGCCAGCGCCGCCGCCTGGACGTGGCCGTCGGCCTGGTCGGCCGGCCCGATCTGCTGTTCCTGGACGAGCCGACCGTCGGCTTCGACCCGCAGGCCCGGCGCGAGTTCCACGACCTGATACGGCGTCTGGCCGACCTGGAGAACACCTCGATCCTGCTCACCACGCACGACCTGGACGAGGCCGAACGGCTGGCCGACCGCATCACGATCCTGGCCGGTGGCGTGATCGTCGCCGAGGGGACCGCGGAGGAGCTGGCCCGGCGGGTCTCCGAAGTGGCCGAGATCCGCTACACCCTGGACGGCCGGCCGCACACGGTCTCGGTGGCGGACGCGACGGCGTACGTGCGGGAGCTGTTCGCCCGCCACGGCGAGGCCGTCGGCGACCTGGAGGTGCGCAGGCCCCGCCTGGAGGACGTGTACGTGGCCATGGTGAGGGAGTTCGAATCCGGCCGGCGCACCGAGGCGCCGAGCGGGCTGGTGGAGGCGGTGCGATGA
- a CDS encoding ABC transporter permease, translating into MNPRAVAVRAGLSRAGIEFRQSVTNAQDLWGVLFLPVVSLVVMYMLRHNTVPGTGFSLGSQAVPGILAANVVLTGTTALALSLTLDREDGTLLRAKATPNGMIGYLVGRVVGRAGTAAAGVLIPLLPAAPLFGGLELGRVSTWVTLAWVLALGLLAVLPFGAILGSLFNSAQGMGVITLPMMLLMGISGVFYPIGGFPEWLQWTAQAFPIYWLGLGMRSAMLPDALAAAEVGQSWRHLETAGVLGVWAVAGFALAPLVLRRMARRESGSAVAARREKAMQRPM; encoded by the coding sequence ATGAACCCGCGTGCGGTGGCGGTGCGGGCGGGCCTGTCCCGTGCCGGGATCGAGTTCCGGCAGAGCGTGACCAACGCGCAGGACCTGTGGGGGGTGCTGTTCCTCCCGGTCGTCTCCCTGGTCGTCATGTACATGCTGCGGCACAACACGGTGCCGGGCACCGGCTTCTCCCTCGGTTCGCAGGCGGTCCCGGGCATCCTCGCCGCCAACGTGGTGCTCACCGGGACGACGGCGCTGGCCCTGTCGCTCACCCTGGACCGCGAGGACGGCACGTTGCTGCGCGCCAAGGCCACGCCGAACGGGATGATCGGCTATCTGGTGGGCCGGGTGGTCGGCCGGGCCGGAACGGCGGCCGCCGGGGTGCTGATCCCGCTGCTTCCGGCGGCGCCGCTGTTCGGCGGGCTGGAGCTGGGCCGGGTGAGCACGTGGGTGACGTTGGCGTGGGTGCTGGCGCTGGGCCTGCTGGCGGTGCTGCCCTTCGGCGCGATCCTGGGCTCGCTGTTCAACAGCGCCCAGGGCATGGGAGTGATCACCCTGCCGATGATGCTGCTGATGGGGATCTCGGGGGTGTTCTACCCGATCGGCGGCTTCCCCGAGTGGCTGCAGTGGACGGCGCAGGCGTTCCCGATCTACTGGCTGGGGTTGGGGATGCGCTCGGCGATGCTGCCCGACGCGCTGGCCGCCGCCGAGGTCGGCCAGTCGTGGCGGCACCTGGAGACGGCCGGTGTGCTGGGCGTGTGGGCGGTCGCCGGTTTCGCGCTGGCCCCGCTGGTGCTGCGCCGCATGGCCCGCCGCGAGTCCGGCTCGGCGGTGGCCGCCCGCCGGGAGAAGGCGATGCAGCGGCCGATGTGA
- a CDS encoding aminopeptidase — protein MTIPAAELAGYADVVFDIAVPVLADDRVLINAEIEHAPLARALAEAAYARGARYVDIWYFDPYARRSRIQHADAATLSEIPSWLDARNEELARHCGVLVNIRGTATPDLLAGQDPVRVGLDRMPHLPSRQRLQRENLVRWTIIPYPTAEWARAVFGEPDQARLWQQLRTILRLDQPDPRAAWERRITELLGRAKVLEEMRLDAVRFEGPGTDLTIGLLPDARWTAARLESVKGHVFQANLPTEEVFTTPDYRRVEGTVRATRPLALNGTVIHDLELTFTAGAVTEVRASSGADVVRTHQATDAGAARLGELALVDGSSPVGRSGITYLETLLDENATCHLAWGAGLPPGLPAHLRTREAAELDAAGVNLSDVHVDFMVGGPEVTVTGIDRDGGEIVLLRNDEWQV, from the coding sequence ATGACCATTCCCGCCGCTGAGCTGGCCGGATACGCCGACGTCGTCTTCGACATCGCCGTACCGGTCCTCGCCGACGATCGAGTGCTGATCAACGCCGAGATCGAGCACGCCCCGCTCGCCCGCGCCCTGGCGGAGGCGGCGTACGCCCGAGGCGCCCGCTATGTCGATATCTGGTACTTCGACCCGTACGCCAGACGGTCGCGGATCCAGCACGCGGACGCGGCGACGCTGAGCGAGATCCCGTCCTGGCTGGATGCGCGCAACGAGGAGCTGGCCCGCCACTGCGGAGTCCTGGTCAACATCCGCGGCACCGCGACGCCGGACCTCCTCGCCGGGCAGGACCCGGTCCGGGTGGGCCTGGATCGGATGCCGCACCTGCCGTCACGGCAGCGGCTCCAGCGCGAGAACCTGGTCCGCTGGACCATAATCCCCTATCCGACGGCGGAGTGGGCTCGCGCGGTCTTCGGAGAGCCGGACCAGGCGCGGTTGTGGCAGCAGCTGCGCACCATCCTCCGTCTCGACCAGCCCGATCCCCGGGCCGCCTGGGAGCGGCGGATCACCGAGCTGCTCGGCCGTGCGAAGGTGCTGGAGGAGATGCGGCTCGACGCCGTCCGGTTCGAAGGGCCCGGGACCGACCTGACCATCGGCCTGCTGCCCGACGCCCGCTGGACCGCGGCACGGCTCGAATCGGTCAAGGGGCACGTCTTCCAGGCCAACCTCCCCACGGAGGAGGTGTTCACCACACCCGACTACCGCCGGGTGGAGGGCACGGTTCGAGCGACGCGTCCGCTGGCCCTCAACGGAACCGTCATCCACGACCTCGAGCTGACCTTCACCGCGGGTGCGGTGACCGAGGTGCGGGCGAGCAGCGGCGCGGACGTCGTACGCACCCACCAGGCGACCGACGCCGGCGCCGCCCGGCTCGGTGAGCTGGCGCTCGTCGACGGCTCCTCACCGGTCGGACGATCGGGGATCACCTACCTCGAAACACTGCTGGATGAGAACGCCACCTGCCACCTGGCCTGGGGCGCCGGGCTGCCTCCCGGCCTGCCCGCACACCTGCGCACGCGGGAGGCCGCCGAGCTGGATGCGGCCGGGGTCAACCTCTCCGACGTGCACGTCGACTTCATGGTGGGCGGCCCCGAGGTCACCGTCACCGGGATCGACCGCGACGGCGGCGAGATCGTGCTGCTCCGCAACGACGAATGGCAGGTCTGA
- a CDS encoding MFS transporter, which yields MTRLLLCTGACFLSLGLLIPVIPRYITGPLDQGPALVGGCLAMTSVFALIARPVAGRLADRRGRRATACAGALLLAVTSLAVLLADSLPLFLTCRAVAGIGEALTYVGLAAAASDHDRREAAINHFTVAVNAGLLAGPPLAEAVRSAVDLRAVWALSGAAAVAAFAACLFLTGPAGGEPSRTRRSGPLIHRAGLIPGLAYWASVWGYTAFSAFLPLHVTALGGDASGGHFLLYGCVLLTVRLGGQRLLTRVAPRATAAAALMLTATGLAMLAVWPSVTGALLAAAVLAVGQALGLPAFLTMAVTGLPAEQRGSALATTTAFFDIGFLTAALALGAVVQSLGLTYGFATAAAVAALAPLLFLPLHRKPDQTSPHGGVHDHSRR from the coding sequence ATGACCCGACTGCTGCTGTGCACAGGAGCGTGCTTCCTGTCGCTGGGGCTGCTCATTCCCGTGATCCCCAGGTACATCACCGGCCCGTTGGACCAGGGACCGGCCCTGGTCGGCGGCTGCCTGGCGATGACGTCGGTGTTCGCCCTGATCGCCCGGCCCGTGGCGGGCAGGCTGGCCGACCGGAGGGGGCGCAGGGCGACCGCCTGCGCCGGCGCCCTGCTGCTGGCCGTCACCTCGCTGGCCGTGCTCCTGGCCGACTCGCTGCCGCTGTTCTTGACCTGCCGGGCCGTCGCAGGGATCGGCGAGGCTTTGACGTACGTCGGCCTGGCCGCCGCGGCCAGCGATCACGACCGTCGCGAGGCGGCGATCAACCACTTCACCGTCGCGGTCAACGCCGGCCTGCTCGCCGGGCCCCCGCTCGCCGAGGCCGTCCGCTCCGCCGTCGACCTGCGGGCCGTGTGGGCGCTGTCGGGGGCCGCGGCCGTCGCGGCCTTCGCCGCCTGCCTGTTCCTGACCGGCCCCGCGGGCGGCGAGCCGTCCCGGACCAGGAGGTCCGGACCGCTCATCCACCGGGCGGGCCTGATCCCCGGACTGGCGTACTGGGCGTCGGTGTGGGGATACACCGCCTTCAGCGCCTTCCTGCCGTTGCACGTCACCGCGCTGGGCGGGGACGCCAGCGGCGGCCACTTCCTCCTCTACGGCTGCGTGCTGCTCACGGTACGGCTGGGCGGTCAGCGGCTGCTGACCCGGGTCGCCCCGCGCGCGACGGCGGCCGCCGCCCTGATGCTCACCGCGACAGGGCTGGCCATGCTCGCCGTCTGGCCCTCGGTGACCGGGGCGCTGCTCGCGGCCGCGGTGCTCGCCGTCGGGCAGGCGCTCGGCCTTCCCGCGTTCCTGACGATGGCGGTGACCGGCCTGCCCGCCGAGCAGCGCGGCTCGGCGCTGGCCACCACGACGGCGTTCTTCGACATCGGGTTCTTGACCGCCGCGCTCGCGCTCGGCGCCGTCGTGCAATCCCTCGGCCTGACCTACGGCTTCGCCACCGCGGCCGCAGTGGCGGCCCTGGCGCCGCTGCTGTTCCTTCCCCTCCACCGCAAGCCCGATCAGACATCACCCCACGGAGGCGTCCATGACCATTCCCGCCGCTGA
- a CDS encoding ArsR/SmtB family transcription factor, with protein MSLEKGGDLVPLRALANPLRIRIVSLLTGTSMSATEVAEELGIAHASASYHLRQLAEAGFLEQVDEQPPRGGKGRPQRRYRYDPSSGARLDRTEGRRLLYEALSADLSRRLKQATATRMSMDAEVWLDRSVWEEVVGLINQAVALVHDKAGPPRSGDRIKVSMTALLLELDDAR; from the coding sequence ATGTCTTTGGAAAAGGGTGGCGATCTGGTGCCGCTGCGCGCACTGGCGAACCCGCTCCGGATCCGCATCGTGTCGCTGCTCACCGGCACGTCCATGTCGGCCACGGAGGTCGCGGAGGAGCTGGGGATCGCCCACGCCTCGGCCAGCTACCACCTGCGCCAGCTGGCCGAGGCGGGTTTCCTGGAGCAGGTGGACGAGCAGCCGCCGCGAGGAGGCAAGGGAAGACCCCAGCGGCGTTACCGTTACGACCCATCCAGCGGCGCGCGGCTGGACCGGACGGAAGGGCGGCGGCTCCTCTACGAAGCGCTGAGCGCCGACCTGTCACGACGTCTCAAGCAGGCCACGGCCACGCGCATGTCCATGGATGCCGAGGTATGGCTGGACCGGTCCGTCTGGGAAGAGGTCGTGGGGCTGATCAACCAGGCGGTCGCCCTGGTCCACGACAAGGCGGGACCGCCCCGTTCCGGCGACAGGATCAAGGTGAGCATGACCGCCCTGCTGCTGGAACTCGACGACGCGCGATGA
- a CDS encoding TetR/AcrR family transcriptional regulator codes for MARAGLTADRVVLAAAELADEVGLENVTMSAVARRLGVKDASLYAHVRGLEDLRGRIALLAADEKTIRIAEATAGRAGKDALVAFANAWREYAHAHPGRYTATQAPIRIDPELAAQAPGPRRAIELTYSMLRAYALTEPDLTDAVRLVRSTLHGFVSIEAAGGFTHARPARSSWVRCLDALHTLLENWPASRRKDPARAEDPS; via the coding sequence GTGGCGCGAGCCGGGTTGACCGCGGACCGGGTGGTCCTCGCCGCCGCCGAGCTGGCGGACGAGGTCGGGCTGGAGAACGTGACCATGTCGGCGGTGGCGCGGCGGCTCGGGGTCAAGGACGCGAGCCTTTATGCGCACGTGCGCGGTTTGGAGGACCTGCGCGGGCGGATCGCGCTGCTGGCGGCGGACGAGAAGACCATCCGCATCGCCGAGGCCACCGCCGGACGGGCCGGGAAGGACGCGCTGGTGGCGTTCGCGAACGCCTGGCGGGAATACGCCCACGCCCACCCCGGCCGGTACACCGCGACCCAGGCCCCGATACGGATCGACCCCGAGCTGGCGGCCCAGGCCCCCGGGCCGCGGCGCGCGATCGAGCTGACCTACAGCATGCTGCGCGCCTACGCGCTGACCGAGCCCGACCTGACCGACGCGGTCCGGCTGGTGCGCAGCACCCTGCACGGCTTCGTCAGCATCGAAGCCGCCGGCGGGTTCACCCATGCGCGCCCGGCCCGCAGCTCCTGGGTCCGCTGCCTGGACGCCCTGCACACGCTTCTGGAGAACTGGCCCGCATCCCGCCGGAAGGACCCCGCCCGCGCGGAAGACCCCTCGTGA
- a CDS encoding erythromycin esterase family protein: MDIKDTARPLDGAGVSAFLRSLPVRPLLLCLGEARHFVGELGEARNELFRHLVEHEGYRSFAIESDCLRGLVVDDYLATGAGSLDDVMERGFSHGFGASPANRELVRWMRAYNAEHDEKLRFFGFDGPLEYWAASPRQALTALHSLLDGPLPCSRETLDALLGPDERWENEAAASDPSRSIGRSADARRLRLIADDLVALLEAQAPRLSARERERAELYGRTAVGLLRYHYWLADDSPARWSRLSALRDAMMAANLRAIAEHGPALVFAHNLHLQRNRSLMSFGDQTLEWWSAGAITATHLGDRYAFLASALGVVGDDVPSPDTVEGALSALPWDRSLVDARRLAEAVTDPAPRTSRDFKYFPLDPAHLDMIDGIVFLKRAAALD, translated from the coding sequence ATGGACATCAAGGACACGGCCCGGCCGCTCGACGGCGCGGGCGTCTCGGCGTTCCTGCGGTCGCTTCCCGTCAGACCCCTGCTGCTCTGCCTGGGTGAGGCCAGGCACTTCGTGGGGGAACTGGGCGAGGCGCGCAACGAGCTCTTCCGGCATCTGGTCGAGCACGAGGGCTACCGGTCGTTCGCCATCGAGAGCGACTGCCTGAGGGGCCTGGTGGTGGACGACTACCTCGCGACGGGCGCGGGCTCGCTCGACGACGTCATGGAACGCGGCTTCAGCCACGGCTTCGGCGCGTCACCGGCCAACCGCGAGCTCGTGCGCTGGATGCGGGCGTACAACGCGGAACACGACGAGAAACTCCGGTTCTTCGGGTTCGACGGTCCTTTGGAGTACTGGGCGGCGAGCCCGCGCCAGGCGCTCACCGCCCTCCACTCCCTCCTCGACGGTCCGCTGCCCTGCTCCAGGGAGACCCTCGACGCTCTGCTGGGCCCGGACGAACGGTGGGAGAACGAGGCCGCGGCCTCCGATCCGTCCCGGTCGATCGGCCGGTCCGCCGACGCCCGACGGCTGCGACTGATCGCCGACGACCTGGTGGCGCTGCTCGAGGCGCAGGCGCCTCGGCTGAGCGCGCGGGAAAGGGAACGGGCGGAGCTGTACGGGCGCACCGCCGTCGGCCTGCTCCGCTACCACTACTGGCTGGCCGACGACTCCCCCGCGCGGTGGTCCCGGCTGTCGGCCCTGCGAGACGCGATGATGGCCGCCAACCTGCGCGCCATCGCCGAGCACGGCCCGGCCCTGGTCTTCGCCCACAACCTCCACCTGCAGCGGAACAGGAGCCTGATGTCGTTCGGCGACCAGACGCTGGAATGGTGGAGCGCGGGGGCGATCACCGCGACGCACCTGGGCGACCGGTACGCCTTCCTCGCCTCGGCCCTCGGCGTGGTCGGCGACGACGTCCCGTCCCCGGACACCGTCGAGGGCGCGCTGTCCGCCCTCCCCTGGGACCGCTCCCTCGTCGACGCCCGCCGCCTGGCCGAGGCCGTCACGGATCCCGCCCCGCGCACCTCCCGTGATTTCAAGTACTTCCCGCTGGACCCGGCCCATCTCGACATGATCGACGGCATCGTCTTCCTCAAGCGGGCCGCCGCACTGGATTGA
- a CDS encoding TioE family transcriptional regulator — MRPVDLAREHGLSTQAVRNYESAGILPAAERTAHGYRTYTPLHAHALRAFLALAAGHGHRTAASIMQAVNRGAVEDALRLIDDSHAQLLEDRRTLQAVEAALRDLAPVPQERGDTFIGPLARKLGIRPATLRKWENAGLVRPRRDPQTGYRVYSAADVRDARLVHQLRRGGYLLEQIAPLIDQVRSAGGVAPLESALRDWRERLSARGRAMLRGAAALDAYLSARDR, encoded by the coding sequence ATGAGGCCGGTGGACCTGGCGCGTGAGCACGGCCTGTCCACCCAGGCGGTCAGGAACTACGAGAGCGCCGGCATCCTGCCCGCCGCCGAACGCACCGCTCACGGCTATCGCACCTATACGCCGCTGCACGCGCACGCCCTGCGCGCGTTCCTCGCCCTCGCGGCCGGGCATGGTCACCGCACGGCCGCGTCGATCATGCAGGCGGTCAACCGGGGAGCCGTCGAGGACGCGCTGCGGCTCATCGACGACAGCCATGCCCAGCTTCTCGAGGACCGCCGCACCCTCCAGGCCGTCGAAGCCGCGCTCCGCGACCTGGCGCCCGTTCCGCAGGAGCGCGGTGACACCTTCATCGGCCCTCTGGCCAGAAAGCTCGGCATCCGCCCCGCCACCCTGCGCAAATGGGAGAACGCCGGGCTGGTCCGGCCGCGCCGCGATCCGCAGACGGGATACCGGGTCTACAGCGCGGCCGACGTGCGGGACGCCCGGCTGGTCCACCAGCTCAGGCGGGGCGGCTACCTGCTGGAGCAGATCGCCCCGCTGATCGACCAGGTCCGCTCCGCCGGAGGCGTCGCCCCGCTGGAGTCGGCCCTGCGCGACTGGCGGGAGCGCCTGTCCGCCCGGGGGCGCGCCATGCTCCGCGGCGCCGCCGCCCTGGACGCCTACCTCAGCGCCCGCGACCGCTGA
- a CDS encoding FBP domain-containing protein, producing MNPATEQQIRASFVNCSKGEAKRMSLPRDLTGRPWDDLDFLGWRDPGAPERGYLVAEHDGRLVGVALRATNQARGGAQRSMCSLCLTVHSGDGTALMTARKPGEAGRQGNSVGAYLCADLDCSLYVRGLKELEPGGRLHETLTLEEKIVRTRANVRAFLDKVIG from the coding sequence ATGAATCCAGCCACCGAACAGCAGATCCGCGCCTCCTTCGTCAACTGCTCCAAGGGCGAGGCCAAGCGGATGAGCCTGCCGCGCGACCTCACCGGCCGGCCCTGGGACGACCTGGACTTCCTGGGATGGCGCGACCCCGGCGCCCCGGAACGGGGCTACCTGGTGGCCGAGCACGACGGTCGGCTGGTCGGCGTCGCGCTGCGCGCGACGAACCAGGCGCGTGGCGGCGCGCAGCGCAGCATGTGCTCGCTGTGCCTCACCGTGCACTCGGGCGACGGCACCGCGCTGATGACCGCGCGCAAGCCCGGCGAGGCCGGGCGGCAGGGCAACTCGGTGGGGGCCTACCTGTGCGCGGACCTGGACTGCTCGCTGTACGTGCGCGGGCTGAAGGAGCTGGAGCCGGGCGGGCGACTGCACGAGACCCTGACGCTGGAGGAGAAGATCGTCCGCACCCGGGCCAACGTGCGCGCCTTCCTGGACAAGGTCATCGGGTGA
- a CDS encoding sensor histidine kinase gives MSGRFWTGIYLIFIWWPVLGFLRGPDRPGPLAAALVVAGVAAFCGLYLRVAWTALRRPHRNATPVSLAALYGTTAALALPLGKDWMFLSSFFVLVAVICSLPPRGTAIGVGAVIGGLVAGLALTGGSLAADWWIPLQALLFAGTLHNHLRLRRANEELAAARARGERLAVDNERLRFARDLHDILGHSLSVMTLKSQLARRLVDADPERARAEMEQVEELARRAMAEVRDAVAGYRALSLEEELAGARRALAAAGVRVQVDAGPVPQEAASLLAWVVREGTTNVVRHSGARECRIRCGVAGDRAFVEVADGGPGGERDGRRSAPLAERDGGHGLRGLAERLEAAGGTLRGTPLPDGGFMLRAWLPVAETAGTGPR, from the coding sequence ATGAGCGGTCGCTTCTGGACCGGGATCTACCTGATCTTCATCTGGTGGCCGGTGCTCGGCTTCCTGCGCGGCCCGGACCGTCCCGGACCGCTCGCGGCGGCGCTGGTGGTGGCCGGGGTGGCCGCGTTCTGCGGGCTGTACCTGCGGGTGGCGTGGACGGCGCTGCGCCGTCCGCACCGTAACGCCACCCCGGTCTCGCTGGCCGCCTTGTACGGCACGACCGCCGCTCTCGCCCTGCCGCTGGGAAAGGACTGGATGTTCCTGTCCTCCTTCTTCGTCCTGGTGGCCGTGATCTGCTCCCTTCCGCCGAGGGGAACCGCGATCGGGGTGGGGGCGGTGATCGGCGGGCTGGTGGCGGGACTGGCGCTGACCGGCGGATCGCTCGCGGCCGACTGGTGGATCCCGCTGCAGGCGCTGCTGTTCGCCGGGACGCTCCACAACCACCTGCGGCTGCGGCGGGCCAACGAGGAGCTGGCCGCGGCCAGGGCGCGCGGCGAACGGCTGGCGGTGGACAACGAACGACTGCGCTTCGCCCGCGACCTGCACGACATCCTCGGCCACAGCCTGTCGGTGATGACGTTGAAGAGCCAGCTCGCCCGCCGCCTGGTCGACGCCGACCCCGAGCGGGCCCGCGCCGAGATGGAGCAGGTGGAGGAGCTGGCCCGGCGGGCGATGGCGGAGGTGCGGGACGCGGTGGCGGGATATCGGGCGCTGTCGCTGGAGGAGGAGCTGGCCGGCGCGCGGCGGGCCCTGGCCGCGGCGGGAGTGCGGGTGCAGGTCGACGCCGGACCGGTGCCGCAGGAGGCGGCCTCGCTGCTGGCATGGGTGGTGCGAGAGGGGACGACGAACGTGGTACGGCACAGCGGCGCCCGCGAATGCCGCATCCGCTGCGGTGTGGCGGGGGACCGCGCCTTCGTGGAGGTCGCCGACGGCGGCCCCGGCGGGGAACGCGACGGGCGCCGGAGCGCACCCCTCGCCGAGCGCGACGGTGGACACGGCCTGCGGGGCCTGGCCGAACGCCTGGAGGCGGCGGGCGGGACGCTGCGGGGGACGCCGCTGCCCGACGGCGGGTTCATGCTGCGCGCCTGGCTGCCCGTGGCGGAGACGGCGGGGACGGGCCCACGGTGA
- a CDS encoding response regulator transcription factor: MIRVLLADDQHLIREAMAALLAFEGDIEVVGQAARGDRVLAEVMRCRPDIVLLDIEMPGENGLTVAEELMRAGLRTRVIILTTFGRPGYLERAMRAGAAGFLVKDARAEELADAIRRVHAGERVVDRSLAAAGRRVGTSPLTARECDVLRAAAEGGTIADIAAELFLSEGTVRNYLSSAMGKIHARTRAEAVRIAERNGWL; this comes from the coding sequence GTGATCCGGGTGCTGCTCGCCGACGACCAGCACCTGATCAGGGAGGCGATGGCCGCGCTGCTGGCCTTCGAAGGCGACATCGAGGTGGTGGGCCAGGCCGCCCGCGGCGACCGGGTGCTGGCCGAGGTGATGCGCTGCCGTCCCGACATCGTGCTGCTGGACATCGAGATGCCCGGCGAGAACGGGCTGACGGTGGCGGAGGAGCTCATGCGGGCGGGACTGCGAACCCGGGTGATCATCCTCACCACGTTCGGCCGCCCCGGCTACCTGGAGCGGGCGATGCGCGCGGGAGCGGCGGGCTTCCTGGTCAAGGACGCCAGGGCCGAGGAGCTGGCCGACGCGATCCGCCGGGTGCACGCCGGGGAGCGGGTGGTGGACCGCTCGCTGGCGGCGGCCGGTCGCAGGGTGGGGACGAGCCCGCTGACCGCACGCGAGTGCGACGTGCTGCGCGCGGCGGCGGAGGGCGGCACGATCGCCGACATCGCGGCGGAGCTGTTCCTGTCGGAGGGCACGGTCCGCAACTACCTGTCCAGCGCCATGGGCAAGATCCATGCGCGCACACGCGCCGAGGCGGTGCGGATCGCCGAGCGCAACGGCTGGTTGTGA
- a CDS encoding helix-turn-helix transcriptional regulator: MRETPGRLLRLLSLMQNRNDWSGAELAERLGVTVRTVRRDIERLRALGYPVETTPGTAGYRLGVGAALPPLLLDDEEAVAVAIGLRTAALGTVTGIEEASVRALAKLERFLPSRLRHRIAALGDAMVPMAGGAAVDPGVLTTIARACQGRYRLRFDYRAADGGVSVRDAEPYRLVHSGRRWYLLAFDVDRDDWRTFRVDRIRPRAPDGPRFTPRPLPEPDAAGYTSLGITTRPYRYRARVTFHASAAEVSAVLPPTVARVEPDGPHRCTVRAGADSLDVLALHLGAVGVEFTVHEPPELVEHLDRLAGRLLRARPGARRRPRE; this comes from the coding sequence ATGCGGGAGACGCCGGGACGGCTGCTGCGGCTGCTGTCGCTGATGCAGAACAGGAACGACTGGTCCGGCGCCGAGCTGGCCGAACGCCTGGGGGTCACCGTCCGCACCGTGCGCCGGGACATCGAACGGCTGCGGGCCCTCGGGTATCCCGTCGAGACCACCCCCGGCACGGCCGGCTACCGCCTCGGCGTGGGCGCGGCGCTGCCGCCGCTGCTGCTGGACGACGAAGAGGCCGTCGCCGTGGCGATCGGGCTGCGCACCGCCGCACTGGGCACGGTCACCGGCATCGAGGAGGCGTCGGTACGCGCGCTGGCCAAGCTGGAACGGTTCCTGCCCTCCCGGCTGCGGCACCGGATCGCCGCGCTCGGCGACGCGATGGTGCCGATGGCCGGCGGCGCGGCCGTCGATCCCGGCGTGCTGACCACCATCGCCCGCGCCTGCCAGGGGCGGTACCGGTTGCGGTTCGACTACCGGGCGGCCGACGGCGGCGTCAGCGTCCGCGACGCCGAGCCGTACCGGCTGGTGCACAGCGGACGGCGGTGGTACCTGCTGGCCTTCGACGTCGACCGCGACGACTGGCGCACCTTCCGCGTGGACCGCATCCGCCCCCGCGCTCCCGACGGACCGCGGTTCACCCCGCGCCCCCTGCCCGAGCCGGACGCCGCCGGCTACACCTCGCTCGGTATCACCACCCGCCCCTACCGCTACCGGGCGCGGGTCACCTTCCACGCCTCCGCGGCGGAGGTGTCGGCCGTGCTGCCGCCGACCGTGGCGCGTGTCGAACCGGACGGCCCGCACCGGTGCACGGTGCGGGCCGGAGCCGACTCGCTCGACGTGCTCGCCCTGCATCTGGGAGCCGTCGGCGTGGAGTTCACCGTGCATGAACCGCCGGAGCTGGTGGAGCACCTGGACCGGCTGGCCGGGCGTCTGCTGCGCGCCCGGCCCGGCGCACGGCGGCGACCGCGAGAATGA